The Variovorax paradoxus genome window below encodes:
- a CDS encoding DUF1993 domain-containing protein gives MTSPLYNASIPVMQQMLRAMSDVLKKAEDHATQKKIDPNALLQARLFPDMFPLVRQVQIAADFSKGIASRLAGAQVPSWPDTEVSFADLQALIAKALAHIGSFKPEQFDSSESREIVLRPGTPKEKKLTAGAYLLHYGLPQFFFHVTTTYAILRHNGVEVGKRDYMGAY, from the coding sequence ATGACCAGCCCGCTCTACAACGCCTCCATTCCCGTCATGCAGCAGATGCTGCGCGCCATGTCCGACGTGCTCAAGAAGGCCGAAGACCACGCGACGCAGAAAAAAATCGACCCGAATGCGCTGCTGCAGGCGCGGCTGTTCCCTGACATGTTTCCGCTGGTACGTCAGGTACAGATCGCCGCGGACTTCTCCAAGGGCATTGCCTCCCGCCTGGCTGGTGCCCAGGTGCCGTCCTGGCCCGACACCGAAGTCAGCTTCGCCGACCTGCAAGCGTTGATCGCCAAAGCTTTGGCCCATATCGGCTCCTTCAAGCCTGAGCAATTTGATTCAAGCGAAAGCCGCGAGATCGTATTGCGCCCCGGCACCCCCAAGGAAAAGAAGCTGACCGCAGGTGCATATCTTCTGCACTATGGATTGCCGCAGTTCTTCTTCCACGTGACCACCACCTATGCCATCTTGCGCCACAACGGTGTTGAGGTCGGTAAGCGCGACTACATGGGTGCCTACTAA
- a CDS encoding DMT family transporter: protein MGELLGIAAAMLSSALGGAAVGATRYVAGVIDPVALGAFRFGIGFCLLLPMALLRSGESWPAPRDWPAAAGLGLLFFGLFPLLFNASLHHTTAARGALALSALPLLTMAVAGLLRVEPFTRRKTIGVLIAMAGVGLALLSGLRTAPPDAWRGDLLMLAAALCMAFYSVGSRPLIRRSGPLTFTAVAMAVGALCLTGIAWQGGSFAPVVSFGTAQWLAIAYLGVFGGAIVFFLWAFALGRTTPTRVAISVTVNPVAAGLVGAWLLAEPLRWNLVAGLLAVLAGIVIAATGAAREQIGSSERDGV from the coding sequence GTGGGAGAACTCTTGGGCATCGCGGCCGCGATGCTGTCCAGCGCGCTGGGCGGCGCGGCGGTGGGCGCAACGCGCTATGTCGCGGGCGTCATCGATCCGGTGGCACTCGGTGCCTTTCGATTCGGCATCGGCTTCTGCCTGTTGCTGCCGATGGCGCTGCTGCGTTCCGGCGAGTCATGGCCCGCGCCGCGCGACTGGCCCGCGGCGGCCGGGCTGGGGCTGCTGTTCTTCGGTCTGTTCCCGCTGCTCTTCAATGCCTCGCTGCACCACACGACCGCCGCGCGCGGCGCGCTGGCGCTGTCGGCGCTGCCGCTGCTCACCATGGCCGTGGCGGGCCTGCTGCGCGTCGAGCCCTTCACGCGGCGCAAGACGATCGGCGTGCTGATCGCGATGGCGGGCGTGGGGCTGGCGCTGCTGTCGGGACTGCGCACCGCGCCGCCCGATGCCTGGCGCGGCGACCTGCTGATGCTCGCGGCCGCGCTGTGCATGGCGTTCTACAGCGTGGGCTCGCGTCCGCTGATCCGTCGTTCGGGACCATTGACCTTCACCGCCGTGGCGATGGCGGTCGGCGCGCTGTGCCTCACCGGCATCGCCTGGCAGGGCGGCAGTTTCGCGCCCGTGGTGTCCTTCGGTACGGCCCAGTGGCTGGCCATCGCCTACCTCGGCGTGTTCGGTGGCGCGATCGTCTTCTTCCTCTGGGCTTTCGCGCTCGGCCGCACCACGCCAACGCGCGTGGCGATCTCGGTGACGGTCAATCCGGTGGCGGCGGGCCTGGTGGGTGCCTGGCTGCTGGCGGAGCCGCTGCGGTGGAATCTCGTCGCGGGGCTGCTGGCCGTGCTGGCGGGGATCGTGATTGCGGCGACTGGAGCGGCGCGCGAGCAGATCGGTAGCTCGGAGCGCGACGGTGTGTGA
- a CDS encoding alpha/beta hydrolase: MTESFTVQTEWVHLQYDEHAAFTETYGFSGNQGAVNLEAIRFRPEGQASDTLMVFMHPASTLQLLPVPRAMAATGAHVLCAGSRYQRNDTALIMEKVFLDLSAYIRHAKQVWGYRHVVLVGWSGGGALAVSYQAEAEDPRITHTPAGDAVDLKGKGLIPADAVIYQAAHLSRAHLLAETIDPSVKDELNPDDREVELDIYDPRNPNQPPYSPAYIQRYRVAQLDRMRRITAWARAKLAELQARNTGEMERPFLVHRTLADPRFLDSTLDPNDRRPRWCYMGNPETVNSGPVGLARFTTLRSWLSQWSLDDSCGNGLEGARRIRVPLLVIENSADDAVPTTHPKMLFEAAASPDKLFRVVKGATHYYAGQPELLQEATALIRGWLQERDLLER; this comes from the coding sequence ATGACCGAGTCCTTCACCGTCCAGACCGAGTGGGTGCACCTCCAGTACGACGAGCACGCCGCCTTCACCGAGACCTACGGCTTCTCCGGCAACCAGGGCGCGGTGAACCTCGAGGCGATCCGCTTCCGGCCCGAGGGCCAGGCGTCCGACACGCTGATGGTCTTCATGCATCCCGCGTCGACGCTGCAGCTGCTGCCGGTGCCGCGCGCGATGGCGGCCACCGGCGCGCACGTGCTGTGCGCGGGCAGCCGCTACCAGCGCAACGACACGGCGCTGATCATGGAAAAAGTGTTCCTCGACCTGAGCGCCTACATCCGCCATGCGAAGCAGGTCTGGGGCTATCGCCACGTGGTGCTGGTGGGCTGGTCGGGCGGCGGGGCGCTGGCGGTGAGCTACCAGGCCGAGGCCGAGGATCCGCGCATCACGCACACGCCGGCCGGCGACGCTGTCGATCTCAAGGGAAAAGGGCTGATCCCGGCCGACGCGGTGATCTACCAGGCCGCGCACCTCTCGCGCGCGCACCTGCTGGCCGAGACCATCGACCCCTCGGTGAAGGACGAGCTGAATCCCGACGACCGCGAGGTCGAGCTCGACATCTACGACCCGCGCAACCCGAACCAGCCGCCGTATTCGCCGGCCTACATCCAGCGCTACCGCGTGGCGCAGCTCGACCGCATGCGCCGCATCACGGCTTGGGCTAGGGCAAAGCTGGCCGAGCTCCAGGCGCGCAACACCGGCGAGATGGAGCGGCCCTTCCTCGTGCACCGCACGCTGGCCGATCCGCGTTTCCTCGATTCCACGCTCGATCCCAACGACCGCCGGCCGCGCTGGTGCTACATGGGCAATCCCGAGACGGTGAACTCCGGGCCGGTCGGGCTCGCGCGCTTCACCACCTTGCGCAGCTGGCTGTCGCAATGGTCGCTCGACGACTCCTGCGGCAACGGGCTCGAAGGCGCGCGCCGCATCCGCGTGCCGCTGCTGGTGATCGAGAACAGCGCCGACGACGCGGTGCCGACCACGCATCCCAAGATGCTGTTCGAGGCCGCGGCCTCGCCCGACAAGCTCTTTCGCGTGGTGAAGGGCGCGACCCACTATTACGCCGGCCAGCCCGAGCTGCTGCAGGAAGCCACGGCGCTGATCCGCGGCTGGCTGCAGGAGCGCGACCTGCTCGAGCGCTGA
- a CDS encoding quinone oxidoreductase, with amino-acid sequence MQSIAIHRHGGPEVLEALNLELPPPAPRQVRVRHTAIGLNFSDINVRNGGFYLGRGPRFPVILGNEAAGVVEAVGTEVTEWRAGDRVAYAGTGGLFFQDTGAYAEARNLPADCLVRLPDDIDDRQAAAMLLKGLTASVVIHRCYRPQPGDTILVHAAASGVGSLLAQWSRHLGATVIGTVGSQAKAEFARAHGCDHTILYRQEDFVAATKQLAPQGLAAVFDGVGKDTFIPSFDCMRPFGAVVNYGNASGPVPPFDLMLLAQKGCLALHRPGFGFHAITPETRAEACGELFDLVRSGALKVEVSRTYALADAALAHADVEQGRTVGSVLLIP; translated from the coding sequence ATGCAATCCATCGCCATCCATCGCCACGGCGGGCCCGAGGTCCTCGAAGCCCTGAACCTCGAACTGCCGCCGCCCGCGCCGCGCCAGGTGCGCGTGCGCCACACCGCCATCGGCCTCAACTTCTCCGACATCAACGTGCGCAACGGCGGCTTCTACCTCGGCCGCGGCCCGCGCTTCCCCGTCATCCTCGGCAACGAGGCCGCCGGCGTGGTAGAGGCCGTGGGCACCGAGGTCACCGAATGGCGCGCGGGCGACCGCGTCGCCTATGCCGGCACCGGCGGCCTGTTCTTCCAGGACACCGGCGCCTACGCCGAGGCGCGCAACCTGCCGGCCGACTGCCTGGTGCGGCTGCCCGACGACATCGACGACCGCCAAGCCGCCGCCATGCTGCTCAAGGGGCTGACCGCTTCGGTGGTCATCCACCGCTGTTACCGGCCGCAACCCGGCGACACCATCCTCGTGCACGCCGCCGCGAGCGGCGTCGGCAGCCTGCTCGCGCAATGGAGCCGGCACCTGGGCGCCACCGTGATTGGCACCGTCGGCTCGCAGGCCAAGGCCGAGTTCGCGCGGGCACACGGCTGCGACCACACCATCCTCTACCGCCAGGAGGATTTCGTGGCCGCCACGAAGCAACTCGCGCCGCAGGGCCTGGCGGCCGTGTTCGACGGCGTCGGCAAGGACACCTTCATTCCTTCCTTCGACTGCATGCGGCCCTTCGGTGCCGTCGTGAACTACGGCAACGCCTCGGGCCCCGTGCCGCCCTTCGACCTGATGCTGCTGGCACAGAAGGGCTGCCTCGCGCTGCACCGGCCGGGCTTCGGCTTCCACGCCATCACGCCGGAGACGCGTGCCGAGGCTTGCGGAGAGCTGTTCGACCTGGTGCGCAGCGGCGCGCTGAAGGTCGAGGTGAGCCGGACCTATGCGCTGGCCGATGCGGCGCTGGCGCATGCGGATGTGGAGCAGGGGAGGACGGTGGGGTCGGTGTTGTTGATTCCGTGA
- a CDS encoding AAA family ATPase, which yields MAGANRSRLVRITVRNIGCIGDDGVEIELDNVVCLVGKNNAGKSTILRAYELAKGSAQFDENKDRCLHAPSDKPSEVLLEVHIPDGIGNVDSGWKEAKDGLLIVKSRWQWAPDKYQKVRTTWDPSGGADGKGAWAEDGKAGGADPVFNSRLPRPLRIGSLDDAAKTEEMLLTLALGPLLAGLEKERIDPASALSLALASVTTRVKSLSGVHEKHFNGISGRVAQGFKRVFPRLDVKLNVAASPIVPKLADLLKTGSSLIVQDGKTQTSLHQQGTGARRALFWSMLQVHNELSRDNEVRQEYRKRLEKELEAARVKRKKEADKGPGKAKEADLQAYDKIIAESTSRLKAHDEDGNIPDSEDDPAFPGYLLLIDEPENALHPMAARAAQRHLYELAKHPDWQVIMTTHSPHFVNPFEDHTTIVRLERESEDDDAPMAPKTYRSDEIEFEFQDDDKQRLQALQHIDPSFSEVFFGSYPVLVEGDTEHAAFMSSIIERGHGLMDEVTVIRARGKAILVPLIKVMTHFKIDFGIVHDVDPPYKSNGHRNGMWTENGKIREAVLKARKAGLAARHRISVPDFERFLGGEEESKDKPLNTYLTVAKDDAMALRVQTLMADLQDSDQHEPFADGALGTGDYLTWLGIKIKDWAEANGQANHIRFKGPAAAPATGAASPTSDSALPEGG from the coding sequence ATGGCAGGAGCAAATCGATCCAGGCTTGTACGCATCACCGTGCGCAACATCGGATGCATCGGCGACGACGGCGTAGAGATCGAACTAGACAATGTTGTTTGCCTGGTCGGCAAGAACAACGCAGGCAAGTCCACCATTCTGCGCGCCTACGAATTGGCCAAAGGTTCAGCCCAGTTTGATGAGAACAAGGACCGCTGCCTGCATGCGCCGTCGGACAAGCCCTCCGAAGTGCTTCTGGAGGTTCACATCCCAGACGGCATTGGTAACGTCGACTCGGGGTGGAAGGAGGCGAAGGACGGGTTGCTAATCGTCAAGAGCCGCTGGCAATGGGCACCTGACAAGTATCAGAAGGTCCGCACAACGTGGGATCCGTCGGGAGGTGCCGACGGAAAGGGGGCGTGGGCTGAGGACGGCAAGGCCGGAGGCGCGGATCCAGTTTTCAATTCCAGGTTGCCCCGCCCGCTTCGCATCGGTTCGTTGGATGACGCAGCGAAGACCGAGGAGATGCTGCTCACCCTAGCGCTGGGTCCGCTGTTGGCCGGCCTTGAGAAGGAGCGGATCGATCCGGCGTCCGCGCTTTCCCTTGCTCTCGCAAGCGTCACGACGCGAGTCAAATCACTCAGCGGAGTGCACGAGAAGCACTTCAACGGCATATCAGGCCGAGTGGCACAAGGGTTCAAGCGGGTGTTCCCGCGCCTGGACGTGAAGCTGAACGTCGCGGCGAGTCCGATCGTGCCCAAGCTCGCCGACCTACTCAAAACGGGCTCAAGTCTCATCGTCCAGGATGGAAAGACGCAGACGTCGCTCCACCAGCAGGGAACCGGCGCACGGCGCGCGCTCTTCTGGTCCATGCTCCAGGTCCACAACGAGTTGTCACGCGACAACGAGGTCCGGCAGGAGTACAGGAAGCGGCTGGAGAAGGAACTGGAAGCAGCCCGGGTGAAGCGCAAGAAGGAGGCGGACAAGGGACCGGGGAAAGCTAAGGAAGCTGATCTGCAGGCCTACGACAAGATCATCGCGGAATCTACCTCACGCCTGAAAGCTCACGACGAAGACGGCAACATTCCCGACAGCGAGGACGACCCGGCGTTTCCGGGCTACTTACTGCTGATCGATGAGCCGGAGAACGCGTTGCACCCAATGGCCGCACGGGCTGCGCAACGACACCTGTACGAACTGGCGAAGCATCCCGACTGGCAAGTCATCATGACCACCCATTCGCCCCACTTCGTCAACCCGTTCGAGGATCACACGACCATCGTTCGCCTCGAACGCGAGAGTGAAGATGACGACGCGCCGATGGCGCCTAAGACCTATCGTTCGGACGAGATTGAATTCGAGTTCCAAGACGACGACAAGCAGCGCCTGCAGGCCCTCCAGCACATCGACCCGAGCTTTTCCGAAGTGTTCTTCGGCTCCTACCCCGTGCTCGTCGAGGGTGACACGGAGCATGCCGCCTTCATGTCGTCCATCATTGAGCGTGGGCACGGACTCATGGACGAGGTGACAGTCATCCGCGCTAGGGGCAAAGCCATCCTGGTGCCGCTTATAAAGGTCATGACCCACTTCAAGATTGACTTCGGCATCGTGCACGATGTAGACCCGCCATACAAATCGAACGGGCATCGCAACGGCATGTGGACCGAGAACGGCAAAATCCGCGAGGCAGTACTCAAGGCCCGAAAGGCTGGCTTGGCCGCCCGGCACAGGATCAGCGTGCCCGACTTCGAGCGCTTCCTCGGCGGTGAGGAGGAGTCCAAGGACAAGCCGCTGAACACCTATCTGACGGTGGCCAAGGACGATGCCATGGCGCTGCGAGTCCAGACCCTAATGGCGGACTTGCAGGACTCAGACCAGCACGAGCCATTCGCTGACGGCGCGCTGGGTACCGGCGACTACCTGACCTGGTTGGGCATCAAGATCAAGGATTGGGCCGAGGCGAACGGACAGGCAAACCATATCCGCTTCAAAGGACCTGCTGCAGCACCGGCAACAGGAGCCGCTTCCCCCACCTCTGACTCAGCGCTACCGGAGGGAGGCTGA
- a CDS encoding MFS transporter yields MKTGAVAAVAAMGPALVVGVVTLSTAVQPLGTDLYLAALPAIRNEYAARVGVVQLTLAVLVFSFGLSQLLWGPASDRFGRRPVLVAGFLLYAVGAAVGAMAPNIEVLIAARAAQGLGIAACMVCGRAIVRDLFEQQHGTHVMTVAMSVLACLTMLIPVTGALLAQTLGWRATLWSMALCGLAGALLVIARVPETARSLKPDALRLGPLLAGYARIARDPAFQSWTLLNAFGYAANFGFFSSSAYLFIETFGVSRVGFGLVIGGASVTYLAGTMLCRRWIAAHGIVTSVRRAGFLSLLAALLLVVPQLAGAHTAATLTAGLWLMLLAYGIHQPCGHVGMATPFPLQAGAASALGGFIFAGAAFLCGGWMGLMYRSGSAAVLSLTTGVLAAAAGTIALTLVQRHGRPVPARPAVP; encoded by the coding sequence GTGAAGACCGGCGCTGTCGCCGCAGTCGCTGCGATGGGGCCGGCGCTGGTCGTCGGCGTGGTCACGCTCTCGACCGCGGTCCAGCCGCTGGGCACCGACCTCTACCTCGCGGCGCTGCCCGCGATCCGCAACGAGTACGCGGCGCGCGTGGGCGTGGTGCAGCTCACGCTGGCGGTGCTGGTGTTCAGCTTCGGATTGAGCCAGCTGCTGTGGGGCCCGGCCTCCGACCGCTTCGGCCGCCGGCCGGTGCTGGTGGCGGGCTTCCTGCTGTACGCGGTGGGCGCCGCGGTGGGCGCGATGGCGCCGAACATCGAAGTGCTGATTGCCGCGCGCGCGGCGCAGGGCCTGGGCATCGCGGCCTGCATGGTTTGCGGGCGCGCGATCGTGCGCGACCTGTTCGAGCAGCAGCACGGCACGCATGTGATGACGGTCGCGATGTCGGTGCTGGCCTGCCTGACGATGCTGATCCCCGTGACGGGCGCGCTGCTGGCCCAGACCCTGGGCTGGCGCGCCACGCTGTGGTCGATGGCGTTGTGCGGCCTGGCCGGCGCGCTGCTGGTGATCGCACGCGTGCCCGAGACCGCGCGCTCGCTCAAGCCCGATGCCTTGCGCCTCGGCCCGCTGCTCGCGGGGTATGCGCGCATCGCGCGCGATCCGGCCTTCCAGTCGTGGACCCTGCTCAACGCCTTCGGCTATGCGGCCAACTTCGGCTTCTTCTCGAGCTCGGCCTATCTCTTCATCGAGACCTTCGGCGTCTCGCGCGTGGGCTTCGGCCTGGTGATCGGCGGCGCCTCGGTCACCTACCTCGCGGGCACCATGCTGTGCCGGCGCTGGATCGCGGCGCACGGCATCGTGACCTCGGTGCGGCGCGCCGGTTTCCTGTCGCTGCTGGCGGCGCTGCTGCTGGTGGTGCCGCAGCTCGCCGGCGCGCACACGGCCGCCACGCTCACGGCGGGCCTGTGGCTGATGCTGCTGGCCTACGGCATCCACCAGCCCTGCGGCCATGTCGGCATGGCCACGCCGTTCCCGTTGCAGGCCGGCGCGGCCTCGGCGCTCGGCGGCTTCATCTTCGCGGGCGCGGCCTTCCTCTGCGGCGGCTGGATGGGCCTGATGTACCGCAGCGGCAGCGCCGCCGTGCTCTCGCTCACCACGGGCGTGCTCGCGGCCGCGGCCGGCACGATCGCGCTGACCTTGGTACAACGTCATGGCCGGCCCGTGCCCGCGCGGCCCGCCGTGCCCTGA
- a CDS encoding 2Fe-2S iron-sulfur cluster binding domain-containing protein, with translation MTKATFICADGARRDVDVPVGTNLMRAACDHGIDEIVGDCGGSLSCATCHVFVEDGPADALPAMASTEDQMLDYTAAPRQATSRLSCQLVMSAALDGLVLRIANPQV, from the coding sequence ATGACAAAGGCCACCTTCATCTGCGCCGACGGCGCCCGCCGCGACGTCGACGTTCCCGTCGGCACCAACCTCATGCGCGCCGCCTGCGACCACGGCATCGACGAGATCGTCGGCGATTGCGGCGGCTCGCTCAGTTGCGCCACCTGCCATGTCTTCGTGGAAGACGGCCCCGCGGACGCACTGCCCGCCATGGCCTCGACCGAGGACCAGATGCTCGACTACACGGCCGCGCCGCGCCAGGCCACGAGCCGGCTCTCGTGCCAGCTCGTGATGAGCGCGGCGCTCGACGGCCTGGTGCTGCGCATCGCCAACCCGCAGGTCTGA
- a CDS encoding GNAT family N-acetyltransferase codes for MSNFEIYTPTAEEVHSGELGRRMRQFNYRFVGEYGQAQPVWVSAKDDTGGLVGGLRGFVLLQWLNVELLFVDDAARHRGLGGRLLATAEEKARELGARNATLNTFEWQAREFYLKQGYEEFGRIDDYIQGFYVAYMKKAL; via the coding sequence ATGAGCAACTTCGAGATCTACACCCCTACGGCCGAAGAAGTCCACTCGGGCGAGTTGGGTCGCCGCATGCGCCAGTTCAACTACCGCTTTGTCGGTGAGTACGGGCAGGCGCAGCCGGTCTGGGTCAGCGCCAAGGACGACACGGGTGGGCTCGTGGGTGGCCTGCGCGGATTCGTTCTTCTCCAATGGCTGAACGTGGAGCTGCTGTTCGTGGATGACGCGGCTCGGCATCGAGGCCTGGGCGGAAGGCTGCTCGCGACGGCGGAAGAGAAAGCCCGCGAGTTGGGTGCTCGTAATGCGACGTTGAATACCTTCGAATGGCAAGCGCGTGAGTTCTATCTCAAGCAGGGCTACGAAGAGTTTGGGCGCATCGATGATTACATCCAGGGCTTCTACGTGGCGTACATGAAGAAGGCGCTGTAG
- a CDS encoding SDR family oxidoreductase: MTANWLQLEDKVCVVTGAAGGIGIEIARELASVGARVALLDRDEAGAARAAADIAESGARAIALGCDITDKADVERAAAAVERELGRCDVLVNNAATIYAAALMDIDIERWHRLMAVNLDGFLLCAQAFGRQMIAAGGGSMVHVASISGRVPQPYSGPYSISKAGVKMLSQLLAVELGEHRIRSNVVSPAMVRTPLTEGIYTQPEVLAKREAIVPAGRISGPKDIAEVVAFLASPRSGYVNGQDLLVDGGLSTAWLSLIPRPGFEKQDAQAR; this comes from the coding sequence ATGACCGCGAACTGGCTGCAACTGGAAGACAAGGTCTGCGTGGTCACCGGCGCGGCCGGCGGCATCGGCATCGAGATCGCGCGCGAGCTCGCGTCGGTGGGCGCCAGGGTGGCGCTGCTCGACCGCGACGAAGCGGGCGCGGCCCGCGCCGCGGCCGACATCGCGGAAAGCGGCGCGCGCGCGATCGCGCTGGGCTGCGACATCACCGACAAGGCCGACGTGGAACGCGCCGCGGCCGCGGTCGAGCGCGAGCTCGGTCGCTGCGACGTGCTGGTGAACAACGCGGCCACGATCTACGCCGCGGCGCTGATGGACATCGACATCGAGCGCTGGCACCGGCTGATGGCGGTGAACCTCGACGGCTTCCTGCTGTGCGCGCAGGCCTTCGGCCGCCAGATGATCGCCGCGGGCGGCGGCAGCATGGTGCACGTGGCCTCGATCTCGGGCCGCGTGCCGCAGCCCTACAGCGGCCCCTACAGCATCAGCAAGGCGGGCGTGAAGATGCTGTCGCAGCTGCTGGCGGTGGAGCTCGGCGAGCACCGCATCCGCAGCAACGTGGTGAGCCCGGCGATGGTGCGCACGCCGCTCACCGAAGGCATCTACACCCAGCCCGAGGTGCTCGCGAAGCGCGAGGCCATCGTGCCGGCCGGACGCATCAGCGGGCCGAAGGACATCGCCGAGGTGGTGGCCTTCCTGGCCAGCCCGCGCTCGGGCTACGTGAACGGGCAGGACCTGCTGGTCGACGGCGGCCTCAGCACCGCCTGGCTGTCGCTGATTCCGCGCCCCGGTTTCGAGAAGCAGGACGCGCAGGCCCGATGA
- a CDS encoding VOC family protein, producing MELHTARIFVQDLGDAARFYEQTLGLPLKADGREHGYCVFGSGPLSLVVERVDADAPTEDQVLVGRFTGLSFDVKDIDAKYRELSSLGVAFSGLPERQQWGGILATLRDPAGNEIQIVQQP from the coding sequence ATGGAACTTCACACAGCGCGCATCTTCGTCCAGGACCTCGGCGATGCCGCCCGTTTCTACGAACAGACACTGGGCCTGCCATTGAAGGCCGATGGGCGCGAGCATGGCTATTGCGTGTTCGGCTCGGGGCCGCTGAGCCTGGTGGTCGAGCGTGTCGACGCGGACGCCCCGACGGAAGACCAGGTGCTCGTCGGGCGCTTCACGGGGCTGTCCTTCGACGTGAAGGACATCGACGCGAAGTACAGGGAACTCTCGTCGCTCGGCGTCGCGTTCAGCGGGCTTCCCGAGCGGCAGCAGTGGGGCGGGATTCTTGCGACGCTGCGCGACCCGGCCGGCAACGAGATCCAGATCGTGCAGCAGCCCTGA
- a CDS encoding LysR family transcriptional regulator has product MSIPTLDPELLKAFVAVADHRSFTRAATALNRTQSAVSMQIKRLEERLGTELFHRTKVNVDLSLAGEGLLGYARRILLLNDEAVGHLQQHKVEGRVRLGVMDDYGSFVVPPVLASFVAAYPRIHIEMETGLTARMPERLGEDFDLVIAMHPEGQGGGELLRREQAVWATAVSQSVESQDPLPVALYPQGCLFRQWATEALDASGRPWRLAFVSHSLAAVESIAAQGLAVTVVKSGTFPPRLRALSERDGMPRLPGADIRLHRAAGLSRAAGFLAGHIVGAIAL; this is encoded by the coding sequence ATGAGCATCCCGACGCTCGACCCCGAGCTGCTGAAGGCCTTCGTGGCCGTGGCCGACCACCGTTCGTTCACCCGCGCGGCAACCGCGCTGAACCGCACGCAGTCGGCCGTGAGCATGCAGATCAAGCGGCTCGAGGAGCGGCTGGGCACCGAGCTCTTTCACCGCACCAAGGTCAACGTCGACCTGAGCCTCGCGGGCGAGGGGCTGCTGGGCTATGCGCGCCGCATCCTGCTGCTCAACGACGAGGCGGTGGGCCATTTGCAACAGCACAAGGTCGAGGGCCGCGTGCGGCTCGGCGTCATGGACGACTACGGCAGCTTCGTCGTGCCGCCGGTGCTCGCCAGCTTCGTGGCCGCGTACCCGCGCATCCACATCGAGATGGAGACCGGCCTGACCGCGCGCATGCCCGAGCGCCTGGGCGAGGACTTCGACCTCGTGATCGCGATGCATCCCGAAGGCCAGGGCGGCGGCGAGCTGCTGCGGCGCGAGCAGGCGGTCTGGGCCACGGCCGTTTCGCAATCGGTGGAATCGCAGGACCCGCTGCCGGTCGCGCTCTATCCGCAGGGCTGCCTGTTTCGCCAATGGGCGACCGAGGCACTCGATGCGTCGGGGCGGCCATGGCGACTGGCCTTCGTGAGCCACAGCCTCGCGGCCGTGGAGTCCATTGCGGCGCAGGGACTGGCGGTGACAGTGGTGAAGTCGGGCACCTTTCCGCCGAGGCTGCGGGCGCTGTCGGAACGCGATGGCATGCCGCGGTTGCCTGGGGCGGATATACGGCTGCATCGGGCGGCGGGTCTGTCGCGGGCGGCTGGGTTCTTGGCGGGTCACATCGTGGGGGCCATTGCGCTCTGA
- a CDS encoding GNAT family N-acetyltransferase, with protein sequence MNYKVSTDRTVTWQEFGALMESVGWGSGYDEAAFARTSRAYPLIAHARSDEGMLLGYVSAFSDGAFSTMLGELLVHPSARSSGIGRSLLHTVEAEFPGIPIYVKALGDAKRFFEACGYRRPRTEMTVLFKVPGSSR encoded by the coding sequence ATGAACTACAAGGTTTCGACCGATCGAACGGTGACGTGGCAGGAGTTTGGTGCCCTGATGGAATCGGTGGGTTGGGGCTCGGGGTACGACGAAGCGGCCTTTGCCCGTACGAGCCGGGCCTATCCGTTGATTGCCCATGCACGTTCCGACGAGGGGATGCTTCTCGGCTATGTCTCGGCGTTCAGCGATGGCGCATTCAGCACCATGCTGGGTGAACTGCTCGTGCATCCTTCGGCACGGAGCTCCGGCATCGGACGATCCCTGCTGCATACGGTCGAGGCCGAGTTTCCCGGCATTCCGATCTACGTGAAGGCGCTGGGCGACGCCAAGCGGTTTTTCGAGGCATGCGGCTATCGCAGGCCCCGGACCGAGATGACGGTTTTGTTCAAGGTGCCGGGTTCATCTCGATAG
- a CDS encoding type II toxin-antitoxin system RelB/DinJ family antitoxin codes for MVGKAVVQNRIDVDTEDRALPAEPVVDAAAHHAWFRAKVQEALDESRPAVAHDEVEAYFAKRRAAALLKAEKGGK; via the coding sequence ATGGTCGGCAAAGCAGTCGTGCAGAACCGCATCGATGTAGACACCGAGGACCGTGCATTGCCCGCAGAACCCGTCGTCGACGCCGCTGCGCACCACGCTTGGTTTCGAGCGAAGGTGCAGGAGGCACTGGACGAATCGCGCCCTGCCGTTGCGCACGATGAGGTGGAGGCATATTTCGCCAAGCGGCGTGCAGCCGCGCTTCTCAAGGCAGAAAAGGGCGGGAAGTGA